From Vitis vinifera cultivar Pinot Noir 40024 chromosome 5, ASM3070453v1, the proteins below share one genomic window:
- the LOC100261418 gene encoding large ribosomal subunit protein uL18c, translating to MCASLSFLQSAFASSQQLPLLPKFAAAKPLLPSFPIIEAKAKTRREDRTARHVRIRKKVEGTPERPRLCVFRSNKHLYVQVIDDSKMHTLASASTMQKSISEELDYSSSPTIEVAKKVGEVIASACLEKGITKVAFDRGGYPYHGRVKALADAAREKGLQF from the exons ATGTGTGCGTCACTGTCGTTCCTCCAGAGCGCTTTCGCTTCTTCGCAACAGCTTCCTCTCCTTCCTAAGTTTGCGGCTGCAAAGCCACTCCTCCCTTCATTCCCAATTATTGAAGCTAAAGCCAAAACCAGAAGAGAAGACAGAACTGCTCGTCACGTTCGAATTAGAAAGAAG GTTGAAGGAACACCTGAAAGGCCAAGGCTGTGTGTCTTTCGTTCCAACAAGCATCTCTATGTCCAGGTGATCGATGACAGTAAGATGCACACTTTAGCCTCAGCTTCAACAATGCAGAAATCCATCTCTGAGGAGCTTGACTACAGTTCCAGTCCGACTATT GAAGTGGCAAAGAAGGTGGGGGAGGTGATTGCAAGTGCCTGCTTGGAGAAAGGGATTACAAAGGTGGCCTTTGATCGAGGTGGATACCCATACCATGGACGCGTTAAAGCCCTTGCTGATGCAGCTCGCGAAAAGGGTCTTCAGTTCTAA
- the LOC100266624 gene encoding cation/H(+) antiporter 19 — translation MATNGTAKVCPAPMKATSNGSFQGDNPLDFALPLLILQICLVVVFTRTLALILKPLRQPRVIAEIIGGILLGPSALGRSTKFLHRVFPARSMTVLDTVANIGLLFFLFLVGLELDIRAIRRTGKQSLGIAVVGITFPFVLGIGTSVVLRSTISKGVDHAPFLVFMGVSLSITAFPVLARILAELKLLTTDVGRMAMSAAAVNDVAAWILLALAIALSGDNTSPLVSVWVLLCGCAFVAAAILFLRPALAFMARRSLGGEPVNELYICITLSLVLAAGFVTDTIGIHALFGAFVVGIVVPKDGPFGEILIEKIEDLVSGLFLPLYFVSSGLKTNVATISGGQSWGLLVLVIFNACFGKILGTVVVSRIFKVPMREAVVLGFLMNTKGLVELIVLNIGKDRKVLNDQTFAILVLMALFTTFITTPIVTALYKPARKIASYTHRTVQRRGPDSEFRILACFHSTRNIPTMINLIESSRGTRRGRLCVYAMHLMELSERSSAISMVHKARRNGLPFWNKKRTHKDQMVIAFEAYQQLSSVSVRPMTAISPLNSIHEDICTSAHQKQVAMILLPFHKYQRLDGVMESLGHSFHLVNQRVIRHAPCSVGILVDRGLGGTSQVSASHVSYSIAIPFFGGRDDREALAYGVRMAEHPGIKLTVINFVAPPGKSLLDWNSGDGAATVQINEITQDGKEDNDQLFSEPNFTENESISYEKRVVEEKAGIVAKLTSMTNTNLFLVGRMSAVAGLTERSDCPELGPVGSFLASSEFSTTASVLVIQQYNPTANFSALAEEEASELSDGPDDAPV, via the exons ATGGCGACAAATGGAACAGCCAAGGTTTGCCCGGCGCCAATGAAGGCAACGTCCAATGGATCCTTCCAAGGTGACAATCCCCTGGATTTTGCGCTTCCCCTCCTCATCTTGCAGATATGCCTGGTCGTCGTCTTCACCAGAACGCTTGCCTTGATTCTGAAACCTCTCAGACAGCCCAGAGTCATTGCAGAGATTATC GGAGGAATACTGCTCGGCCCATCTGCGTTGGGGCGAAGTACCAAGTTTCTGCACAGAGTCTTCCCTGCCAGAAGCATGACTGTCCTGGACACTGTGGCCAACATTGGCCTCCTCTTCTTCCTGTTTTTGGTGGGTCTTGAGCTTGACATTCGAGCTATCCGAAGGACCGGCAAACAGTCCCTAGGAATAGCCGTCGTAGGTATCACCTTCCCTTTCGTTCTTGGCATTGGCACTTCAGTTGTTCTACGCTCCACAATTTCCAAGGGAGTAGACCACGCCCCTTTCCTCGTCTTCATGGGCGTCTCCTTGTCCATCACCGCTTTTCCAGTCCTTGCCCGTATCCTAGCAGAGCTGAAACTTCTCACCACTGACGTGGGCCGCATGGCAATGTCAGCGGCCGCCGTCAATGACGTTGCTGCCTGGATTCTCCTCGCACTCGCCATAGCTCTCTCTGGCGATAACACATCACCCCTCGTTTCCGTATGGGTCCTACTCTGTGGCTGTGCGTTTGTGGCAGCAGCTATCCTATTCTTAAGACCGGCACTTGCATTTATGGCTCGGCGCTCCCTTGGAGGCGAACCCGTGAACGAGCTCTACATATGTATTACGCTATCGCTAGTATTGGCTGCAGGTTTCGTCACCGACACAATCGGCATACATGCGCTCTTTGGGGCGTTTGTCGTGGGCATAGTTGTACCCAAAGATGGCCCCTTTGGGGAGATCTTAATAGAGAAGATCGAGGATCTGGTTTCAGGGCTTTTTCTGCCGCTCTACTTTGTATCAAGTGGACTCAAGACCAATGTCGCTACCATAAGCGGTGGCCAATCCTGGGGCCTGCTAGTCCTGGTTATATTCAACGCTTGTTTTGGAAAGATTCTGGGGACGGTTGTGGTCTCCCGCATATTTAAGGTGCCGATGAGGGAGGCTGTTGTACTTGGATTCCTCATGAACACCAAGGGCTTGGTGGAGCTGATCGTCCTCAACATTGGCAAGGACCGGAAG gTGCTGAATGATCAGACTTTTGCTATCTTAGTTCTTATGGCgttgttcaccaccttcatcaccACCCCAATTGTGACCGCCTTGTATAAGCCAGCCAGGAAGATAGCATCTTACACGCACCGGACTGTTCAGCGCAGAGGACCTGATTCAGAGTTCCGTATACTGGCATGCTTCCATAGCACTCGAAACATTCCCACAATGATCAACCTAATAGAGTCTTCCCGTGGGACACGACGCGGGCGTCTTTGTGTGTATGCTATGCACTTGATGGAGCTCTCAGAGCGGTCTTCCGCCATCTCAATGGTACACAAAGCACGCAGAAATGGTCTCCCCTTCTGGAACAAGAAACGTACACACAAAGATCAGATGGTGATAGCATTTGAGGCCTACCAGCAGCTCAGCAGTGTTTCTGTCCGTCCTATGACGGCCATCTCCCCGCTCAACAGTATCCACGAAGACATCTGCACAAGCGCCCACCAAAAGCAAGTGGCCATGATTCTACTCCCATTTCACAAGTATCAGCGTCTGGATGGGGTGATGGAGTCGTTGGGACACTCGTTCCATCTGGTGAACCAGCGGGTCATTCGGCACGCCCCTTGCTCTGTAGGAATCCTTGTAGACCGCGGCCTAGGAGGTACCAGTCAAGTCTCCGCCAGTCACGTGTCTTATTCCATAGCCATTCCTTTTTTTGGTGGACGTGACGACCGTGAAGCTCTGGCATATGGTGTTAGGATGGCCGAGCACCCTGGAATCAAGCTCACAGTCATAAATTTTGTTGCTCCCCCAGGGAAGTCGCTTCTGGATTGGAATTCCGGAGATGGTGCTGCGACAGTCCAAATCAATGAAATAACACAAGACGGAAAAGAAGACAATGACCAACTCTTCTCCGAGCCCAATTTCACGGAAAATGAGTCCATATCCTACGAGAAGCGGGTGGTAGAAGAGAAGGCAGGCATTGTGGCAAAGCTGACATCAATGACCAACACCAACCTCTTCTTGGTGGGGAGAATGTCGGCAGTAGCAGGACTGACAGAAAGAAGCGACTGTCCAGAACTGGGCCCAGTTGGGAGCTTCCTAGCGTCTTCCGAATTCTCCACCACCGCATCGGTTTTAGTTATTCAGCAGTATAACCCCACAGCAAATTTTTCCGCGCTGGCGGAAGAAGAAGCTTCAGAACTCTCAGACGGGCCAGATGATGCACCAGTGTGA
- the LOC100240773 gene encoding uncharacterized protein LOC100240773, with translation MEEVISGILTDLEAHSTASLSDPNPPLPISQSTLSDLQTLLDNAMATEDSHHIDRLFEDLSSRNLSISSLIRPMASAMDSSPTDISLLASRVYLSLLLSLNAPVFTLFTPMAFLSLLRSIRQCFKNRKMGPPRFGESSRGSYAAAYRKRKGGGRARGVRSRVREVDDGDGSEESEFDVRMLFSVLERLQLVLGLIHLDRFPDSLKSLVQTVAEIPAMALELCGNTASFDKLTHLCSRVLTEVLSSEHGDQATTAAEVLKSLSPLILLAKSEARTFALGFMMNRMMGMAKEFDGVKKAIVNLPRYLLQKAPEKSEPRALAVESVMEIVKTMEFEEQIGFVMYVVKMTQGKSHFRLLAVDLFPLLIMSLRDPLGVNTGNEVKNSWGLNCLEALIQRCSDATAGIRARALTNLAQIVGFLSTDDRNQVMLKEGMGFGSSSHQKLEGGVNDLLRKRCMDEKAAVRKAALLLITKLTGLLGGEFVGDLLKTMGMACSDPLVSIRKAAISALSEAFKTFPDGNVTTEWLHSIPRLITDNESSIQEECENLFLELVLDRVSRAGSTVSAHKKLVCNDLNAKTKSLEMEIELLFPGGVLVLLKEICNGEVAPWVKKICTSLGKKKRLKPKIAVALQGMIKASESLWLSHSMPIEKWTAPPGAWFLLSEVSEFLSKAVDWEFLHHHWQLVDKNGPGVEFRSPVQDFDDGVDCSMSNSVAWAGDRVFLLKTISNVSVELPPEPAAALGHNLLTRIEEFNMHSTEVNAHVKALRTLCKRQVLNPDEADDLVQKCVHKLLSKASQILDKYISEASEANIDSDFRTPPGGARRKGRTALTMSRSLSRAITAVYTIGSLVIICPSANLDAIIPILHTIITSGSSDTKLNKLQGNTFPLKQAAPSLYIHAWVTMGKICLADGELAKRYIPLFVQELEKSDCAALRNNIVVTLADFCVRYTALVDCYVSKITKCLRDSCELVRRQTFILLSRLLQRDYVKWRGVLFLRFLLSLVDESEEIRRLADFLFGNILKAKAPLLAYNSFVEAIFVLNDCHVHNGGNDSQSTQTERDRFSIRGNDEKSRSKRMHIYVCLLKQMAPEHLLATFAKLCAEILAAASDGMLNMEDVHGQSVLQDTFRILACKEIRIPSTRGSTSDSADGEEEGLDGGAASEASAARGRAITQAVKKSLVQNTIPIFIELKRLLESKNSPLTGSLMECLRILLKDYKNEIDDMLVADKQLQKELIYDMEKYDAAKAKSTAAAAVATMQPCYRSPHVSKFTERLPVQSRVASAMSDAVAAATVRSVLKEVNRGSPTPPFSSIGRPKLKSSMGGTTSSRGDRPLDVIESLRRRQSFNSDEENC, from the exons ATGGAAGAGGTCATATCTGGAATACTCACGGACCTTGAAGCCCACTCCACAGCCAGCCTCTCTGACCCAAACCCTCCACTACCCATCTCCCAATCCACCCTCTCGGATCTCCAAACTCTGCTCGACAACGCCATGGCAACCGAGGACTCACATCACATTGACCGCCTCTTCGAAGACCTCTCATCCAGAAACCTCTCGATCTCCTCTCTCATTCGCCCTATGGCCTCTGCCATGGACTCAAGCCCCACCGACATCTCCCTCTTGGCCTCCAGAGTCTacctctccttgcttctctccctGAATGCACCTGTTTTCACCCTCTTCACTCCCATggcttttctttctcttcttcgcTCTATTCGTCAGTGTttcaagaatcgaaaaatgggtCCTCCTCGGTTCGGTGAGTCGAGTCGGGGCTCGTACGCGGCGGCGTATAGAAAGAGGAAGGGGGGTGGGCGGGCAAGGGGTGTTAGGAGTCGGGTGAGGGAGGTTGATGATGGTGATGGGAGTGAGGAGAGTGAATTTGATGTGAGAATGTTGTTCTCTGTTCTTGAAAGGCTACAGCTGGTTCTGGGTTTGATTCATTTAGACCGGTTTCCTGATAGTTTGAAGTCTTTGGTTCAGACCGTGGCCGAGATTCCTGCCATGGCGCTTGAATTGTGTGGTAACACAGCAAGTTTTGATAAATTAACCCATTTGTGTTCCCGGGTCTTGACTGAAGTTTTGAGTTCTGAGCATGGAGACCAGGCAACTACAGCGGCTGAGGTTTTGAAGTCGTTATCGCCTTTGATTCTGTTGGCTAAGTCGGAGGCTCGGACATTTGCATTGGGATTTATGATGAATCGGATGATGGGTATGGCTAAGGAGTTTGATGGTGTTAAGAAAGCAATCGTGAATCTTCCTAGGTATTTGTTGCAGAAGGCCCCTGAGAAGTCTGAGCCTCGGGCTTTGGCTGTGGAATCGGTGATGGAGATTGTTAAAACTATGGAATTTGAGGAGCAAATTGGGTTTGTAATGTATGTGGTGAAGATGACCCAAGGAAAGTCCCATTTCAGGCTTTTGGCGGTTGATCTTTTTCCCTTGCTTATAATGTCACTGAGGGACCCATTGGGGGTCAATACTGGAAATGAAGTCAAGAATTCATGGGGGTTGAATTGTTTGGAGGCTTTGATTCAGCGGTGCTCGGATGCTACTGCAGGGATTCGAGCTCGAGCTCTGACAAACCTGGCACAGATAGTGGGGTTCTTGTCCACTGATGATAGGAATCAGGTCATGTTGAAGGAAGGAATGGGCTTTGGCAGTTCATCACATCAGAAGCTGGAAGGTGGGGTGAATGATCTTTTGAGGAAAAGATGTATGGATGAGAAGGCAGCCGTGAGGAAGGCTGCACTTCTTCTAATTACCAAGTTGACGGGTCTTCTTGGTGGTGAATTTGTTGGAGACTTGCTCAAGACAATGGGCATGGCTTGTTCAGATCCGCTTGTTAGCATTAGGAAAGCAGCAATTTCAGCCCTATCTGAG GCTTTTAAAACATTCCCAGATGGGAATGTGACAACAGAGTGGCTACATTCTATTCCACGTTTAATAACTGATAATGAATCTAGCATTCAGGAAGAATGTGAGAACCTGTTTCTAGAACTGGTCTTGGATCGTGTGTCTAGAGCTGGATCCACTGTTTCAGCACACAAGAAATTGGTTTGTAATGATTTGAATGCCAAGACAAAAAGTCTAGAGATGGAAATTGAGCTTTTATTTCCTGGAGGAGTTTTGGTTCTGTTGAAAGAGATCTGTAATGGGGAGGTGGCACCTTGGGTGAAGAAGATCTGCACAAGCCTAGGAAAGAAGAAACGACTGAAGCCCAAAATTGCTGTTGCACTTCAGGGTATGATAAAGGCATCTGAGTCTCTGTGGTTGAGCCATTCCATGCCAATAGAAAAGTGGACAGCCCCTCCTGGGGCCTGGTTTCTTCTATCAGAGGTGTCAGAGTTCCTCTCAAAAGCAGTGGACTGGGAGTTCCTCCATCATCATTGGCAGCTCGTTGACAAGAATGGACCAGGGGTTGAATTTAGGAGCCCAGTACAAGATTTTGATGATGGGGTAGATTGCAGCATGTCCAATTCTGTTGCTTGGGCTGGAGATCGTGTTTTtctattgaaaacaatttccaatGTTTCTGTGGAACTGCCCCCTGAACCTGCTGCTGCTTTAGGTCACAACTTGCTTACACGGATTGAGGAGTTCAACATGCATTCAACTGAG GTTAACGCGCATGTAAAAGCACTCAGAACATTGTGCAAGAGACAGGTTTTAAATCCTGATGAGGCTGATGACCTTGTTCAGAAATGTGTACACAAACTTCTCTCTAAAGCTTCTCAGATTCTAGATAAGTACATTTCAGAGGCCTCAGAAGCAAATATAGACAGTGACTTTCGCACACCACCTGGAGGTGCAAGGAGGAAAGGCAGAACAGCATTGACCATGTCCAGATCATTGTCACGAGCAATTACCGCAGTTTATACTATCGGGTCTTTGGTTATCATTTGTCCTTCTGCTAATTTGGATGCCATTATTCCAATTTTACACACCATAATTACCTCCGGAAGTTCTGATACAAAATTGAATAAGTTACAAGGCAATACATTTCCCTTAAAGCAGGCAGCCCCTTCCTTGTACATTCATGCATGGGTGACAATGGGGAAAATCTGCCTTGCAGATGGGGAACTTGCAAAGAGATACATCCCTTTGTTTGTGCAG GAACTTGAGAAGAGTGACTGTGCAGCCCTCCGCAACAATATTGTAGTTACATTGGCAGATTTTTGTGTCCGGTACACTGCTTTAGTTGATTG TTATGTATCAAAGATCACAAAATGTCTTCGTGATTCATGCGAGCTTGTGAGAAGGCAGACATTTATACTTCTTTCTAGATTATTGCAG AGGGACTATGTGAAGTGGAGAGGAGTACTCTTCCTCCGATTCCTTTTATCTCTTGTTGATGAATCAGAAGAGATAAGGCGGCTTGCAGATTTCCTCTTTGGGAATATCTTGAAAG CCAAGGCACCTCTTCTAGCTTATAACAGTTTTGTTGAAGCCATTTTTGTTCTGAATGACTGCCATGTCCATAATGGAGGTAATGATTCTCAGAGTACGCAGACTGAAAGAGACCGTTTTTCTATTAG agGTAATGATGAAAAGTCAAGATCTAAAAGAATGCACATCTATGTTTGTTTGCTGAAACAAATGGCCCCAGAGCACCTTTTAGCTACTTTTGCTAAGCTATGTGCTGAGATCCTTGCAGCTGCATCTGATGGCATGCTCAATATGGAAGATGTCCATGGACAGTCTGTCCTGCAG GATACTTTCCGAATTCTTGCCTGCAAAGAGATTCGTATCCCATCAACCCGTGGATCAACATCCGATTCAGCAGATGGGGAAGAAGAAGGCTTAGATGGTGGAGCAGCTTCTGAAGCTTCTGCTGCTAGAGGAAGGGCCATAACTCAAGCAGTTAAAAAGAGCCTTGTCCAAAACACCATTCCCATCTTCATAGAGCTGAAGCGGCTATTGGAGAGCAAGAACAGCCCCCTTACAGGTTCCCTCATGGAATGCTTACGAATTCTTCTCAAGGACTACAAGAATGAGATTGATGACATGTTGGTAGCTGATAAGCAGCTTCAGAAGGAGCTCATTTATGACATGGAAAAGTATGATGCAGCAAAGGCCAAATCCACGGCTGCTGCAGCTGTGGCAACCATGCAGCCATGTTATCGTTCCCCCCATGTTTCTAAGTTCACAGAGAGGTTGCCAGTTCAATCAAGAGTGGCTTCAGCAATGTCAGATGCAGTGGCTGCAGCCACAGTTCGATCAGTGCTCAAGGAAGTGAACAGGGGGTCTCCAACACCACCTTTCAGTTCAATTGGTAGACCCAAGCTCAAGTCTTCCATGGGAGGAACAACCTCTTCTAGGGGAGATAGACCCTTAGATGTCATAGAATCTTTGAGGAGAAGACAGTCTTTCAATTCTGATGAGGAAAACTGTTAA